The following nucleotide sequence is from Mycobacteriales bacterium.
CACTGGAGCTCACGGCGTACGACGATCAGCCCGGCCTCGGCGACCCCCAATCCGGCGACGAGGAGGAACCACGGGACGAGAGCGCCCGTGTCGTGGCGCTTGATCGGGCCGTTGACGATGGCCTCGATGACCAGGGGCACCAGAGTGCTGGCCGCAACCCCGAGCAGCGCCGCGAGAAAGCTGATCGCGACGCGGGTGCGCCACGGCCGCACGTAGGTCCGCAGTCGCCACAGCGCCGCGAAGCGCATTCGCTCCGCGGCGAGTCGACTGTGCGGTGGCCCCTCCGCTTCCCCCTTCGAGTCGACCCTGGCCATATAGACGACCGTAGCCTCGGCCGCCAACCGAATATCGGGCCGGCGCCGCTCTAACGGCCGACGAACTGCGCCTTGCCGGGTCCGTTCTCGACAAACGACGTCATGCCGATCGTGCGATCCTCGGTCGCGAACAACGCTGCGAACTGCTGACGCTCGATCTCCAGGCCGGTATTGAGGTCGAGCTCCCCGCCGTAGTCGATCGCCTCCTTCGCCGCGCGCAGCGCGAGCGCGGCGGCGCCGGTGAACTGAGTGGCCCACTTCAGCGCCGCGTCGTACACCTGCTCGGCCGGCACGACCTCGTCGACGAGCCCGATGGCGAGTGCTTCGTCGGCCTTGACGAAGCGGCCGGTGAAGATGATGTCCTTCGCCTTTGCCGCTCCGATGAGCCGCGGCAGGCGCTGCGTGCCGCCGGCGCCGGGAATGATGCCGAGCAAGATCTCCGGCTGGCCGAGCGTCGCGTCCTGCGCGGCGATGCGGCGATCGGCGCACAGCGCCAGCTCGCAGCCGCCGCCGAGCGCGTACCCGTTGATCGCCGCCACCACGGGCTTCGGGATCCGGGCGACGCTGGTGAACGCCGATGTCAGCGCGGCGCTGCGATCGACCATCTGCGGGTAGGAGCGCTCGGCCATCTCCTTGATGTCCGCGCCCGCGGCAAAGACCTTCGGGCCGCCCCACACCACGACGGCGCGCACGTCGTCGCGTTCGGTGGCCTCTCGTGCCGCTTCCCGGATCTCCTCCTGCACCTGGGTGTTGAGGGCGTTCATCTTCGGGCGGTCGAGCCGGATGGTGCCGACGCCGCCGTCGACGGTCAGGGTGACGAACTCAGCCATGACCAAACCCTAGTTAGATGGCACCCATGGGACTCGACTGGGGAACGGGCCGCTACGAGGTGATCGCCGAGGCGCTGGAGCCGGTAGCCGAGCTCGTGGCGGAGCGGGTAGGCGTGATTCGCGGTGAACGCGTGCTCGATCTCGGCTGCGGCACCGGCAACGCGGCGTTGGCGCTGGCCCGCACCGGAGCCGACGTCGTCGCGGTTGACCCGGCGGCGCGGCTCGTGGAGGTGACGCGCGCACGCAGCGCCGCCGCCGGGCTCGACGTCGAGGTGTGTCAGGGCGAAGCCGCCGCGATCCCGCTTCCAGACGACTCGGTCGCGGCGATCGTGTCGGTCTTCGCGGTGATCTTCGCGCCGGACCCCGAGGCCGCGCTCCGAGAGATGGTGCGGGTGCTCGAACCTGGCGGACGCATCGTGCTGACGGCTTGGATTCCCGGGTACGGCGTCGGATGCGCGTACGGCGCGGTCGCGGCCTACCTTGCCGAGCTCGGTGCTGTCGCGCCACCGCCGTTCGCGTGGCACGACCGCTCCGCGCTCGCGTCGCTGGCCGCGCCGCTGGGGCTGGAGGTCTCCATGGACGAGCTGTCGCTGGTGATGCGCGCCGAATCGCCGCAGGCGCACGTCGACCGCGACGCCGAGAGCCACCCGACCTGGCTCGACACCGTGGCGAGGCTCGACGAGCTCGGCGGCAGCGCGGCCGAGATGCGCGCCCGCGCGGTGGCGGCGCTGCGCGAGGTCAACGAGGATCCGGACGGGTTTCGCGCGACGAGCCGTTACGTCATCGCGACGCTGTCCTCGTCGTAGCGCTGGATCAGTAGAGCGCGTTCGCGAGCGCGCGCCGACCGGCGGCCAGCCGCGGGTCGTCCGGACTCAGCACGGCGAACAACGACACCAGATGCTCGCGCGCCCGATTGCGGTCCTCCCCGGCGGTGCGTGAGACGAGCCCGACGAGACGACCGATCGCGGCGTCGGCCTGGTCGAGGACCATCTCGATGTCGGCGAGCGCGGCCTGCGCCGCAACGTCGTCCGGGCGTGCGGCGGCCGCCTGCTCGACCGCCTGCCGGTCGACCCCGCGGGTGCGCGCCAGCAGCTCGCAACGCGCAATGGTGAGGGTCAGCTCCGGATCGCCCGGTCGCCGTTCGAGCAACGCCCGGTAGGCCGCGAGCGCCCCGTCGAGGTCGTTGCGGTCGAGGGCCGCCTGCGCCTCGGCGTACTCGGGATCGGGTGCGGGCGGCTCCGGCGCGGCCCCGCCACCGGCCGGATCGACCGAGCCGGTGACGCCGTTGGCGGCGGCGACCCGCAGCACCTCGTCGAGGACCTTGCGGACGTCGGCCTCGGGCAGCGCGCCCTGGAACAACGGCACCGGCTGGCCGGCGATGACCGCGATGACGGTGGGAATGCTCTGGATCTGGAAGGCGGCGCCGAGCCGCTGCTGCGCGTCGACGTCGACCTTGGCAAGGACCCACTTGCCGTTGTCAGCGACGACCAGCCGCTCGAGCACCGGGGACAGCTGCTTGCACGGCCCGCACCACTCGGCCCAGAAGTCGAGGACAACCGGCACCTGCATGGACAGGTTGACGACGTCGGACTCGAAGCGGTCCTCCGTGACGTCGAACACCAGGCCGGGAATAGCGGCTGAGGCGGCGGAGTCGCCGCCCGCGTCGCCGGCGGGACCGGTGCCGGCGCCGGGGCTGGGTGACGCCGGCGGCCGTTTCAGCGCCGACAGGTCGACCGCACCGGGCAGCCTGATGTCGTTCGGCCTCATCTGCACGACGCCAGCCTAGGCGGAGGAGTCGGTGCCTTCGGTCGCTGCGGCGGTCGCCGACACGGATGGCCGCTCAGAACCGGGCCGGCTCCCGGTACTCGCCGAAGACCTCTCGCATGGCGCCGCAGACCTCGCCGAGCGTGGCCTCGAGCCGGCAGGCGTCGAGGATCAGCGGCACCAGGTTGGTCTCGCCGCGCGAGGCCTCGGTCAGCCGGGCGAGCGAGGCCTCGATCGCCGCGTTGTCGCGACCTGCCTTGCGACGCTCCAGCTCGGCCACCTGGTCGAGCTCGACCTGATGGGACACCCGCAGGATCTCGAGGTCCGTCGCCACGGTGTCGGCGTAGATGTTGACGCCGACCACCTTCTTCTCCTCCTTCTCCAGCTTCGTCTGGTAGATGAAGGCGGAGTCGGCCGTCTCTGCCATGAACCAGCCGTCTTCGATGCCGCGCAGGATGCCCGAGGTCATCGAGCCGTCCGAGCCCATGTTGCGAATGCGCTCGAAGATCGCCTCGGCCTCGGCTTCGATCTCGTCGGTGAGCGCCTCGACGTACCACGAGCCGCCGAGCGGGTCCGCGACGTTCATGACGCCGGTCTCCTCCATCAGCACCTGCTGGGTGCGAAGCGCGATCTCGGCCGCCTTCTCACTCGGCAGCGCGAGCACCTCGTCGAGGGCGTTGGTGTGCAGCGAGTTCGTGCCGCCGAGGACCGCCGCAAGCGCCTCGATCGCGGTGCGCACGATGTTGTTGTCAGGCTGCTGCGCGGTGAGCGAGACACCCGCCGTCTGGGTGTGGAACCGCATCCACTGCGCGCGCTCGTCGGTCGCGCCGTACACGTCGCGCAGCCAGCGCGCCCAGATCCGGCGAGCCGCCCGGAACTTCGCGATCTCCTCGAAGAAGTCGATGTGGGCGTCGAAGAAGAACGACAGACCTGGCGCGAACACGTTGACGTCCAACCCGCGCGACAGGCCGAGCTCGACGTAGCCGAAGCCGTCGGCCAGGGTGTAGGCGAGCTCTTGCGCGGCGGTCGTCCCCGCCTCGCGGATGTGGTAGCCGGACACGGACAGCGGCTTGTAACGCGGGATCTCGCAGGCGCAGTACTCCATCAGGTCGCCGATGAGCCGAAGGTGCGGCTCGGGCGGGTAGAGCCACTCCTTCTGGGCGATGTACTCCTTGAAGATGTCGGTCTGAAGCGTGCCGTCGAGGGTGGCGATATCCACGCCCTGGCGCTCGGCCGCCACGAGATACATGCAGAAGATGGGAACGGCCGGGCCGGAGATCGTCATCGACGTCGTCACGTCACCGAGCGGGATCCCGGCGAAGAGCACGTCCATGTCGGCCGCCGAGTCGATGGCGACGCCGCAGTGGCCGACCTCGCCGAGCGAACGGGGGTCGTCGGAGTCGCGGCCCATCAGCGTCGGCATGTCGAACGCGACGGACAGACCGTTGCCGCCGGCGTCGAGGATCATCTTGTAGCGCTCGTTGGTCTGCTCGGCGTTGCCGAAGCCGGCGAACTGGCGGATCGTCCAGGCCTTGCCGCGGTAGCCAGTGGCGTACAGACCCCTGGTGAACGGGTATTCGCCGGGCCAGCCGATGCGCTCGAAGCGCGGGTCCGCCGTACCCTCCGGCGGCCCGTAGACCGGCGCCACCTCGACGCCGGAAAGCGTCGTGAAGTCGGCGTCGCGCACCTTCGACGCCTCGAACCGCGCCTGCCAGCGGGCGCGACCCGCTGCAATCTCCTCGGGCGTCATACCGCCAGTTTACTAGGACGTCCTACTAAATCCTCGGTGATCTTGACGCTTTCGGCCTGATGGCGGCGTCTTCAGGCCGAAAGCGTCAAGATCACGCGGGGTTTTGGAAGTCTCCGGCGGCCACGCGAAGGCGGCGGAGCTGGTCGAAGAGGGTGCCGAGGTCGGCTTCGTCGTACATGGCCAGGCCGAACCCGTCGGCCATGAGGTCGGTCGTGGCCCGCTTGACCGTACGGCGCCCGGGCGCGGTCAGCCGGGCGAGCACGCCACGGCCGTCACGTGGGTTGGGCCGGCGCTCGACGAAGCCCTGCGCCACGAGCCGGTCGACGATGTTGGTGACGCTTGTCGGGTGCACCATGAGGCGCTGCCCGATCACCGACAGCGGCAGCTCGCCGGCGCGGCTGAAGTGCAGCAGGACCAACGCCTCGTAGCGGGCGAACGTCAGGTCGTGCGGCTTGAGGATCTCGTCGAAGCGGCTGAGCAGCAGCTGCTGCGCGCGCATGACCGAGGTGGCGACTCGCATCGCGGCCGCCGGCCCGAACTTGGTCTCCCAGATCGCGCCCGCCCGCGCGATCGGGTCGAACGGGAGGTCCAGCGGTTCGCGCGACACGGCTAGCGGTCGACCGCCGCGACGAGCCGGTCAGCCGCGGCGTACGGGTCAGTGGTCCCTCGCAGCACCTCTGCCGCGAGGTCGGTCACCAGGGCGCCACCCCGTAGCTCTGCGATGCGGTTGCGCATCGCGGCGACCGCGAGGCCTTCGATCTCCTCGACGACCCGCCGCTGCCGGCGTACCTCGAGCTGCCCAGACGCGCCGAGCCAGTCGCGGTGACGGTCGAGCTCCTCGACGAGCTGGTCGATGTTCTCCGACTTGACCGAGACGGTGCTCAGCACCGGCGGGCGCCAGTCACCGGGTGCCGGCGTACCGGCGAGCGCCAGCATCGCCTTGAGGTCACGAACCGTCTGCGTCGCGCCGTCGCGGTCGGCCTTGTTCACGACGAGTACGTCGGCGATCTCGAGGATGCCGGCCTTCGCCGCCTGAATGCCGTCGCCGAGGCCCGGGGCGAGCATCACCACGGTGGTGTCGGCGAGCGCGGCGATGTCGACCTCGGCCTGGCCGACCCCGACCGTCTCCACGATGACGACGTCGCACCCGACCGCGTCGAGGACGCGCACCGCCTGCGGCGTGGCCCACGACAACCCGCCGAGGTGGCCGCGGGTGCCCATGGAGCGGATGTACACGCCGGCGTCCGTGGCGTGGTCCTGCATCCGGACCCGGTCACCGAGCAACGCGCCGCCGGAGAACGGCGAGGTCGGGTCGATCGCGAGGACGCCGACACGCTCGCCGCGCCGGCGGTACGCCGCCAGCAGCTCGGAGGTCGTCGTCGACTTGCCCACGCCCGGCGAGCCGGTGATGCCGAGCAGCCGGGCGTTGCCGGACGAGGGGACGAGGGCGGCCATCACCTCGCGAAGCTCCGGGGCGGCGTTCTCGACGAGCGTGATCAGCCGAGCAACGCTGCGATGGTCGCCCTCGCGCGCCCGGGCGACCAGGCCGTCGACGTCAACGCTCATCCGCGGGCGGATGTCACATAGGTGTCGCTATCGCGATGCGCATGTGCCATGCGCTCTAGGCGAGCACGCGAAGCAGCAGCGCGTCACCCTGCCCGCCGCCGCCGCAAAGCGCGGCGGCACCGAGGCCGCCACCACGCCGGCGCAGCTCGAGCGCCATCGTCAGCGCGAGCCGAGCACCCGAGGCGCCGATCGGATGGCCGAGCGCGATCGCCCCGCCGTTGACGTTGACCTTGTCCCACGCCACGTCGAGGAGCTTGGCGGAGTGAACCCCCACCGCGGCGAAGGCCTCGTTGATCTCGACGAGGTCGAGGTCGGCGACGCCGAGGCCCGCCCGCCCGAGCGCCTTGTTGATCGCGTTCGCCGGCTGCGCCTGCAGGGAGGCGTCCGGGCCGGCGACGACGCCGTGGTAGCCGATCTCGGCCAGCACAGTCGCGCCGTGACGCTCGGCGGCCTCCCGCGACATGACGACGACGGCGCACGCTCCGTCGGAGATCTGCGAGGCCGAGCCGGCCGTGATGGTGCCGTCCTTCGCAAACGCCGGCTTGAGCTGCGCGAGCCCCTCGACCGTCGTCTCGGCACGCACCCCTTCATCGGCGGTGAACGCGACCGGCTCGCCGCGGCGCTGCGGAATCATCACCGGCACGATCTCGTCGTCGAACAGCCCGTTCTTCTGCGCCGCGGCGGCCAGCTCGTGCGACCGCGCCGCGAACTCGTCCTGCTCGGCCCGGCCGATGCCGAGCTTCGCGTTGTGCGCCTCGGTCGACTCGCCCATCGCGCACTGGTCGAACGCGCAGAACAGGCCGTCGTAGGCCATCGAGTCGACCATCGCGGTGTCGCCGTACTTGAACCCCTTGCGGGAGTTCGGGAGCAGGTGCGGCGCGTTGGTCATCGACTCCATGCCGCCGGCCACCACCACGTCGTACTCCCCTGCCGAGATCAGCTGGTCGGCGAGGGCGATGGCGTCGAGACCCGACAGGCACACCTTGTTGATCGTCAGTGACGGCACGGTCATCGGGATGCCACCCTTGACCGCGGCCTGCCGCGCGGTGATCTGGCCGGCGCCGGCCTGCAGCACCTGGCCCATGACCACGTAGTCGACAACGTCGCCGGGTACGCCCGCGCGAGCCAGCGCAGCCTCGATCGCGATGCCGCCGAGGTCTGCGCCCGAGAAGTCCGCGAGCGAGCCGAGCAGCTTGCCGATGGGCGTACGAGCGCCCGACACGATTACCGAACCTGGCATGGCTGACACCCTAATCTCGCACCGGCGCAGCCACCGCGACAGGCCAGCGCCGCGCGAGGTGGAGGATGTGTCGCATGGACGCACCCCTGCTCACCCGTATCGACCATGTCGGCATCGCCTGCCGGGACCTCGAGTCGAGCATCGAGTTCTACGTCGCGACGTTCGGTCTCGTTGTCGCCGGACGCGAGACGAACGAGACGCAGGGGGTGAAGGAGGCGATGCTGCACGTCGCCGACGCACCGGGCGGCGCGTCGTACGTTCAGCTGCTCGAGCCGCTTTCGCCCGACACCCCGGTCGGGAAGTTCCTCGACTCGCGCGGCGAGGGGGTGCACCACATCGGCTATGGCGTCGTCGACGTCACCGCGGCGCTCGCGGATCTCGGTGGCAAGGACATCAGGCTGATCGACGAGCGGCCCCGTCACGGCTCTCTCGGCGCCTCCATCGCGTTCCTTCACCCGAAAAGCGTCGGCGGCGTACTCACCGAGCTCGTCCAAACGACCCACTGAACCGGCTGTACCGAAGAACACACAAACGTTGCGGATGCCCGTTCTCGGCAGACGGTCCGCTCGCGAGAATGTGACTCCCGCAACGTTTGTGTTTTCTTGGGGCGGTCAGAAGGCGCGGGGTAGCGGGGCGCGCCCGGGCGCCACGGTGTCCACGATGATGTCGAGCACCTCTTCGGTACGTCCGACCAGCAGGTGCTTGCCGCCAGGTACGGCGACGACCCGCGCCTGCGGGATCGCCGCGAAGCGGTCACGCGCCTCGTCCGGACGCAGGTAGTCGTCGAGCTCCGGGACGATCGCCACGACCGGCTTGCCGGAGGCCGCCCAGGTCGCCAGGTCGGCCGACGTCGAGAACCGCAACGGCGGTGAGATCAGGATCGCGCCGACCACCGTCGGGTCGCACCCGTGCCGCAATGCGAGGTCGGTCCCGAATGACCAGCCCACCAGCCACGGCGAGGGCAGCTCGCGGAACTCAACCAGCTCCAGCGCCGCCGCGACGTCGTACCGCTCCCCCTCGCCGTTGTCGAAGGCGCCCTCGCTGCGACCTGCTTCGCTTTCGGTCCCACGACTGTTGAAGCGCAGCACGGCCAGGTCGGCGAGGGCCGGCAGCCGGTAGGAGGCCTTGCGGAACAGGTGGCTGTCCATCATCCCGCCCATGGTGGGGAGCGGATGGAGCAACACCAGCGTGGCGATGGGCGGCGTCGCCGCCGGAAGTGCCAGCTCACCGACGAGGGAGAGCCCGTCGGCAGTGCGCAGGCTGA
It contains:
- a CDS encoding enoyl-CoA hydratase-related protein → MAEFVTLTVDGGVGTIRLDRPKMNALNTQVQEEIREAAREATERDDVRAVVVWGGPKVFAAGADIKEMAERSYPQMVDRSAALTSAFTSVARIPKPVVAAINGYALGGGCELALCADRRIAAQDATLGQPEILLGIIPGAGGTQRLPRLIGAAKAKDIIFTGRFVKADEALAIGLVDEVVPAEQVYDAALKWATQFTGAAALALRAAKEAIDYGGELDLNTGLEIERQQFAALFATEDRTIGMTSFVENGPGKAQFVGR
- a CDS encoding class I SAM-dependent methyltransferase is translated as MAPMGLDWGTGRYEVIAEALEPVAELVAERVGVIRGERVLDLGCGTGNAALALARTGADVVAVDPAARLVEVTRARSAAAGLDVEVCQGEAAAIPLPDDSVAAIVSVFAVIFAPDPEAALREMVRVLEPGGRIVLTAWIPGYGVGCAYGAVAAYLAELGAVAPPPFAWHDRSALASLAAPLGLEVSMDELSLVMRAESPQAHVDRDAESHPTWLDTVARLDELGGSAAEMRARAVAALREVNEDPDGFRATSRYVIATLSSS
- a CDS encoding tetratricopeptide repeat protein, with the protein product MRPNDIRLPGAVDLSALKRPPASPSPGAGTGPAGDAGGDSAASAAIPGLVFDVTEDRFESDVVNLSMQVPVVLDFWAEWCGPCKQLSPVLERLVVADNGKWVLAKVDVDAQQRLGAAFQIQSIPTVIAVIAGQPVPLFQGALPEADVRKVLDEVLRVAAANGVTGSVDPAGGGAAPEPPAPDPEYAEAQAALDRNDLDGALAAYRALLERRPGDPELTLTIARCELLARTRGVDRQAVEQAAAARPDDVAAQAALADIEMVLDQADAAIGRLVGLVSRTAGEDRNRAREHLVSLFAVLSPDDPRLAAGRRALANALY
- a CDS encoding methylmalonyl-CoA mutase family protein is translated as MTPEEIAAGRARWQARFEASKVRDADFTTLSGVEVAPVYGPPEGTADPRFERIGWPGEYPFTRGLYATGYRGKAWTIRQFAGFGNAEQTNERYKMILDAGGNGLSVAFDMPTLMGRDSDDPRSLGEVGHCGVAIDSAADMDVLFAGIPLGDVTTSMTISGPAVPIFCMYLVAAERQGVDIATLDGTLQTDIFKEYIAQKEWLYPPEPHLRLIGDLMEYCACEIPRYKPLSVSGYHIREAGTTAAQELAYTLADGFGYVELGLSRGLDVNVFAPGLSFFFDAHIDFFEEIAKFRAARRIWARWLRDVYGATDERAQWMRFHTQTAGVSLTAQQPDNNIVRTAIEALAAVLGGTNSLHTNALDEVLALPSEKAAEIALRTQQVLMEETGVMNVADPLGGSWYVEALTDEIEAEAEAIFERIRNMGSDGSMTSGILRGIEDGWFMAETADSAFIYQTKLEKEEKKVVGVNIYADTVATDLEILRVSHQVELDQVAELERRKAGRDNAAIEASLARLTEASRGETNLVPLILDACRLEATLGEVCGAMREVFGEYREPARF
- a CDS encoding MarR family transcriptional regulator, with translation MSREPLDLPFDPIARAGAIWETKFGPAAAMRVATSVMRAQQLLLSRFDEILKPHDLTFARYEALVLLHFSRAGELPLSVIGQRLMVHPTSVTNIVDRLVAQGFVERRPNPRDGRGVLARLTAPGRRTVKRATTDLMADGFGLAMYDEADLGTLFDQLRRLRVAAGDFQNPA
- the meaB gene encoding methylmalonyl Co-A mutase-associated GTPase MeaB, whose product is MSVDVDGLVARAREGDHRSVARLITLVENAAPELREVMAALVPSSGNARLLGITGSPGVGKSTTTSELLAAYRRRGERVGVLAIDPTSPFSGGALLGDRVRMQDHATDAGVYIRSMGTRGHLGGLSWATPQAVRVLDAVGCDVVIVETVGVGQAEVDIAALADTTVVMLAPGLGDGIQAAKAGILEIADVLVVNKADRDGATQTVRDLKAMLALAGTPAPGDWRPPVLSTVSVKSENIDQLVEELDRHRDWLGASGQLEVRRQRRVVEEIEGLAVAAMRNRIAELRGGALVTDLAAEVLRGTTDPYAAADRLVAAVDR
- a CDS encoding acetyl-CoA C-acetyltransferase; this translates as MPGSVIVSGARTPIGKLLGSLADFSGADLGGIAIEAALARAGVPGDVVDYVVMGQVLQAGAGQITARQAAVKGGIPMTVPSLTINKVCLSGLDAIALADQLISAGEYDVVVAGGMESMTNAPHLLPNSRKGFKYGDTAMVDSMAYDGLFCAFDQCAMGESTEAHNAKLGIGRAEQDEFAARSHELAAAAQKNGLFDDEIVPVMIPQRRGEPVAFTADEGVRAETTVEGLAQLKPAFAKDGTITAGSASQISDGACAVVVMSREAAERHGATVLAEIGYHGVVAGPDASLQAQPANAINKALGRAGLGVADLDLVEINEAFAAVGVHSAKLLDVAWDKVNVNGGAIALGHPIGASGARLALTMALELRRRGGGLGAAALCGGGGQGDALLLRVLA
- the mce gene encoding methylmalonyl-CoA epimerase produces the protein MDAPLLTRIDHVGIACRDLESSIEFYVATFGLVVAGRETNETQGVKEAMLHVADAPGGASYVQLLEPLSPDTPVGKFLDSRGEGVHHIGYGVVDVTAALADLGGKDIRLIDERPRHGSLGASIAFLHPKSVGGVLTELVQTTH